The Coffea arabica cultivar ET-39 chromosome 9e, Coffea Arabica ET-39 HiFi, whole genome shotgun sequence genome has a window encoding:
- the LOC140014612 gene encoding uncharacterized protein produces MGNPGIGGAGGIIRDSRGRLILAFSVGFGTKTSMQAKAKAMLVGVRLCAQQGLTQVLVESDSLVLVRVLNDECKRPWSIDKELEHIRRASFSTLKVQHCFREANRIADILAKEGCNKSMDEISIFGRTEDLPRLVRGEYRLDRMSYPSFRVRRRPSRLG; encoded by the coding sequence ATGGGCAACCCAGGAATAGGTGGAGCAGGGGGGATAATACGTGACTCTAGGGGGAGGCTAATCTTGGCCTTCTCTGTGGGTTTTGGCACGAAGACAAGTATGCAAGCCAAGGCCAAAGCCATGCTAGTGGGGGTACGACTGTGTGCCCAGCAGGGTCTCACGCAGGTATTGGTGGAGTCGGACTCGTTGGTCTTGGTACGGGTTTTAAACGACGAGTGCAAGAGGCCGTGGTCCATTGATAAGGAGCTGGAGCATATTCGCCGTGCATCGTTCTCTACTTTAAAAGTCCAACATTGCTTTCGGGAAGCCAATAGAATTGCGGACATACTGGCAAAAGAAGGGTGCAACAAATCTATGGATGAGATTAGCATTTTTGGGAGGACGGAGGATCTGCCACGTCTGGTTAGGGGAGAGTATAGGTTGGATAGGATGTCGTATCCATCCTTTCGGGTGCGACGTCGTCCTAGTCGATTGGGTTAG